In one Lentimicrobiaceae bacterium genomic region, the following are encoded:
- a CDS encoding GEVED domain-containing protein yields the protein MKRLYIFLWLCAFIFFFKEIKAQPSYCIPAMSTGCASDYISSFAFGTMQNNTSGCNGNINGYINYPITSFTSTVIKGESISFNMSSGPTYQQYFAMWIDYNNDGDFDDSGEFIYSSATKGSYFSGSTTIPEQNGISGERRLRIRCNWDLNLSASNSCTAATYGETEDYTITILDINIYNGGIADGYNEQDNSFISPFTPSFSGSTGDGYSKVDNSFLTSIHPSFTGSSGDGYHLASSQIFTSFYPNLTGSTGDGYHLASSQIFTSFYPNLTGSTGDGYHLSSFTHNNNILPNFLGSTGDGYNMNSSAFLTTIYTNLNGSTGDGYSSTESSYSNIFFPNLSGSTADGYSMLNSSWQNNIFPELTGSTNDGYSSDSSSISLNPWCIPTVSGGCSMFGGDLIDNVILNTLSNTSSGCNGNVNGYIKYPSSQFTTSLEAGLSYNMTVQTGSANNEYIAVWVDWNDDKDFDDDGEIICNPTEKISSYTFPLNVPLDEGFIGERKMRVRCSFSPKLNSTDACTLVQYGETEDYTITVLPPSFKNLQITLYLEGLYNGSGGMNKAQDESGDHFTGEIADQVNIDIHAGTSPFALLHTISGLNLQTDGSVSCNIASSFNNSYYLAVRHRNSIETWTASPISFVENTISYNFTDNASKAFGSNLKNISGNFIIYGGDVNQDGFVDSGDMTPVDNDASNFMMGYIFSDINGDGFVDSADMTIIDNNAANFISMITP from the coding sequence ATGAAACGATTGTACATCTTTTTGTGGCTATGTGCATTTATTTTCTTTTTCAAAGAAATAAAAGCTCAGCCTTCATACTGCATACCTGCTATGTCAACAGGATGTGCTTCTGATTATATTTCATCATTCGCCTTTGGAACCATGCAAAACAATACTTCCGGATGCAATGGAAATATAAACGGCTATATCAACTATCCTATCACATCTTTCACAAGCACTGTTATCAAAGGCGAAAGCATATCTTTCAATATGTCTTCAGGACCTACTTACCAGCAATATTTTGCCATGTGGATTGATTATAACAATGATGGCGACTTTGATGATTCGGGAGAGTTTATTTATTCATCAGCCACAAAAGGTTCTTATTTTAGTGGGAGTACTACAATTCCTGAACAAAATGGGATTTCGGGCGAACGCAGGCTGCGGATAAGATGTAATTGGGACCTTAATCTTTCAGCTTCAAATTCGTGTACGGCTGCTACTTATGGCGAAACTGAAGATTACACTATCACTATCCTCGATATAAATATTTACAATGGCGGAATTGCTGACGGATACAATGAACAGGATAATTCATTTATTTCTCCATTCACCCCATCTTTTTCCGGCAGCACAGGCGATGGCTATTCAAAAGTAGATAATTCATTTTTAACTTCAATACATCCTTCATTCACAGGAAGCTCCGGCGATGGCTATCACCTTGCTTCTTCACAAATATTTACTTCATTTTATCCCAATCTAACTGGCAGCACAGGCGATGGCTATCATCTTGCTTCTTCACAAATATTTACTTCATTCTATCCCAATCTAACTGGAAGCACAGGCGATGGCTATCACCTTTCGTCATTTACACACAATAATAACATTTTACCAAATTTTTTAGGAAGCACAGGCGATGGCTACAACATGAATTCTTCTGCTTTTTTAACAACAATTTACACCAATTTAAATGGAAGCACAGGCGATGGTTATTCATCAACTGAATCTTCTTATTCCAATATTTTCTTCCCGAATTTGTCAGGAAGTACTGCCGATGGCTATTCAATGTTAAACTCATCATGGCAAAATAACATTTTTCCAGAATTGACAGGAAGTACCAATGACGGATATTCTTCCGATTCTTCATCAATAAGTCTGAATCCATGGTGCATTCCAACGGTATCAGGTGGTTGCAGTATGTTTGGAGGCGACCTGATTGATAATGTAATTCTTAATACATTATCAAACACATCATCAGGTTGCAATGGCAATGTAAATGGTTATATAAAATATCCTTCATCTCAATTTACAACTTCACTTGAAGCGGGTCTTTCTTACAATATGACAGTACAAACGGGTAGTGCCAATAATGAATATATAGCAGTTTGGGTTGATTGGAATGATGATAAGGATTTTGATGATGACGGAGAAATTATTTGCAACCCTACAGAAAAAATATCATCATATACTTTCCCTTTAAATGTACCCTTAGATGAAGGATTCATAGGTGAAAGGAAAATGAGAGTGCGTTGTTCCTTTTCTCCAAAGTTAAATTCAACCGATGCCTGCACATTAGTTCAATATGGCGAAACTGAAGATTATACAATAACTGTTCTGCCACCTTCTTTTAAAAACTTACAAATTACACTTTACCTCGAAGGACTATATAATGGTTCTGGTGGAATGAACAAGGCTCAGGATGAATCAGGCGACCATTTTACAGGCGAAATCGCCGACCAGGTGAACATTGATATTCATGCAGGCACCTCACCCTTTGCTTTATTACATACTATATCAGGATTAAACCTTCAAACCGATGGCTCGGTAAGCTGTAATATCGCAAGCTCATTCAACAATAGCTATTACCTGGCAGTTCGACATCGAAACAGCATTGAAACATGGACTGCTTCTCCAATATCTTTTGTGGAAAACACTATCAGCTACAACTTTACAGACAATGCCTCAAAAGCCTTTGGCAGTAACCTGAAAAACATTTCAGGGAACTTTATAATTTATGGTGGCGACGTAAACCAGGACGGCTTTGTTGACAGCGGCGACATGACCCCTGTTGACAACGATGCGTCCAACTTCATGATGGGCTACATTTTCTCCGACATCAACGGCGATGGCTTCGTTGACAGCGCCGATATGACGATAATTGATAATAATGCAGCAAATTTCATCAGTATGATAACACCTTAA
- a CDS encoding formylglycine-generating enzyme family protein: MKKLVLILVLFLVILGSKANNLTISNVSLTGQNPASDYIMVQFDISWDNSWRLDYGPSNWDAAWVFIKFKSLSTEWRHAILSTNPANYTAPAGCTITPSPDGLGVFIYKSLAGSGNVSYTDIQLRWNYSSNGLPDDVDIDIKVLGTEMVYVPQGAFQAGDNGTAAYCYKQGSADTDPWNITSENAINCTSATTDGNYYTSSGKVGEQATGSTFTIPAAYPKGFNAFYIMKYEMSQEQYRDFLNLLTRTQQQSRIATDISGTSITSVFVMANSSSPSVKNGICCSSTIPATGPVTFYCDGDHDASYNEDDDNQNLPLNYIYYPDLAAYADWAGLRPMTELEYEKACRGTHPAINGEYVWGNTSLFNSIYSIINYGTATESISLISFGTGTGNALYQATMYNGPIRCGIFAYSSPNHTRQETGSTYYGVMEMSGNVLEVAVSSGCNAGYTFTGLNGDGSLNSSGDANTDFWPGMGGNNLNANASTAYGGTIGVTGKAGMGDRGGAYGTNYAFLQVSDRTYNCSLNLSSSRAPGIGCRLVRTMP; encoded by the coding sequence ATGAAAAAATTAGTATTAATTTTAGTTTTGTTTCTGGTGATTCTCGGAAGTAAAGCAAACAATTTAACAATTTCAAATGTATCTCTCACAGGACAAAACCCTGCTTCGGACTACATTATGGTACAATTCGATATTAGCTGGGATAATTCCTGGAGGCTTGATTATGGTCCCTCAAATTGGGATGCAGCTTGGGTTTTCATTAAATTCAAATCTCTTTCAACCGAATGGCGTCATGCCATACTTAGTACAAACCCTGCAAATTATACAGCACCCGCAGGATGTACCATTACCCCCTCACCCGACGGATTAGGTGTATTTATCTATAAATCTCTTGCAGGCTCTGGAAACGTAAGCTATACCGATATTCAGCTCCGTTGGAATTATTCATCAAATGGATTGCCCGACGATGTGGACATTGACATTAAAGTTTTAGGTACTGAAATGGTGTATGTTCCACAAGGAGCATTCCAGGCAGGAGATAACGGAACTGCTGCCTATTGCTATAAACAAGGCAGCGCAGATACTGATCCTTGGAATATAACTTCTGAAAATGCCATTAACTGCACTTCCGCCACTACTGATGGGAATTACTATACAAGTTCAGGAAAAGTAGGTGAACAGGCTACGGGCAGTACTTTTACAATTCCGGCAGCTTACCCAAAAGGGTTTAATGCCTTTTACATAATGAAATATGAAATGAGCCAGGAACAATACCGTGATTTTCTGAACCTATTAACCCGAACACAGCAACAATCAAGAATTGCAACAGACATTTCCGGTACCAGTATTACAAGTGTTTTTGTAATGGCAAATTCATCCTCCCCAAGTGTCAAAAATGGTATTTGCTGCAGTAGCACAATACCTGCAACAGGTCCTGTTACATTTTACTGCGATGGCGATCATGATGCTTCTTATAACGAAGACGATGATAATCAAAATCTGCCTTTAAACTATATATATTATCCGGATTTGGCGGCTTATGCCGATTGGGCTGGCTTACGACCAATGACTGAACTGGAATATGAAAAAGCATGTAGAGGAACTCATCCTGCAATAAATGGAGAATATGTTTGGGGAAATACTTCGTTATTCAATTCAATCTATTCAATTATAAATTATGGAACAGCCACGGAAAGTATTTCTCTTATATCCTTTGGTACCGGAACCGGAAATGCCTTGTATCAGGCTACTATGTATAACGGACCTATTCGTTGTGGAATTTTTGCTTACAGTTCGCCAAATCATACCCGCCAGGAAACAGGTTCAACCTATTACGGAGTGATGGAGATGAGTGGTAATGTATTGGAAGTTGCTGTAAGTAGTGGCTGCAATGCCGGTTACACCTTTACAGGTTTAAACGGAGACGGAAGTTTAAACTCTTCTGGTGATGCAAATACTGATTTCTGGCCAGGAATGGGCGGTAACAATCTTAATGCAAATGCCTCAACGGCTTACGGTGGCACTATAGGTGTTACAGGAAAAGCTGGTATGGGAGACAGGGGTGGTGCTTATGGTACAAATTATGCATTTTTGCAGGTTTCTGACAGAACTTATAATTGTAGTTTAAATCTATCTTCGTCAAGAGCGCCTGGAATAGGTTGTCGTCTTGTCCGTACAATGCCATAA
- a CDS encoding lectin like domain-containing protein produces the protein MKTHFFIFILFFSCQLQLFSQIAPQKAPVNPDFIKFNEDKRKSEPAKITSEGHTLGGIPPVIKNNFDNLMAKYNKGAMDYPAVYDMRTNGLLTSVKNQEDCGSCWAFATMGSVESRWKKLGLGEFDLSENNLKNCHGFEWTPCFGGNHFLSTAYFARRAGAIQETDDPYFDIEQSCLTGLTPVSFITNARFLPNNVNIIKQILLNYGAVYTMFYWSGTYYNSTDKTYFYNGTSGVNHAVTIVGWDDNKTTAGGTGAWIIKNSWGISWGENGFFYISYNDASILDYNAIWTTSIQLNSNSQIYLNDELGECSDMGYDIPTGYGLVKYIAGDYQQIKSIGTYLPSGNASLKLEIYDNFNPATGVLSNLLYTVAEQTYDFPGYYTFNLSSALNINQGNDFYIKVKYYTPGYNYPIPIECAVSDYSAPTIQTGVHWVSDTGNPGSWYQLAANPDYMWDLCIHAYAENVNFVHGTILLEGLVNPNGTSMHKVQDNSGNKFPGKIADQITVEIAQNTSPYSVLYTIDSVNIDTTGHFTAAFPKNYSSSYYLIVKHHNSIETWSATPVSFSGGTANYNFTDNVSKAYGSNLKDVSGTFVIYGGDANQDGFVDSGDMTPVDNDATNFAMGYLATDINGDGFVDSADMTIIDNNAANFVSAMFP, from the coding sequence ATGAAAACTCACTTTTTTATTTTTATCTTGTTTTTTAGCTGTCAACTACAACTTTTCAGTCAGATTGCACCTCAAAAAGCTCCTGTAAATCCTGATTTTATTAAATTTAACGAGGATAAAAGGAAATCCGAACCAGCAAAAATAACTTCTGAAGGGCACACCCTTGGTGGCATTCCTCCCGTTATAAAAAACAATTTTGATAACTTAATGGCAAAATACAACAAAGGTGCAATGGACTATCCTGCCGTTTATGATATGAGAACCAATGGTTTGCTTACTTCCGTAAAAAATCAGGAAGACTGTGGCTCATGTTGGGCATTTGCTACAATGGGTTCGGTGGAATCGAGGTGGAAAAAATTAGGATTGGGCGAATTTGATCTTTCGGAAAACAATCTGAAGAATTGCCATGGTTTTGAATGGACACCATGTTTTGGAGGAAACCATTTTCTTTCGACGGCTTATTTTGCCCGAAGGGCAGGCGCCATTCAGGAAACTGACGACCCTTATTTTGATATTGAACAAAGTTGCCTGACAGGTTTAACCCCTGTATCTTTTATTACCAATGCACGATTTCTGCCAAATAATGTCAATATTATAAAACAAATATTACTCAATTACGGAGCCGTTTACACCATGTTTTACTGGAGCGGTACTTACTACAATTCAACGGATAAAACATATTTTTACAATGGCACTTCTGGAGTTAACCATGCTGTAACTATTGTTGGATGGGACGATAATAAAACTACGGCAGGAGGAACCGGTGCATGGATAATTAAAAATAGTTGGGGCATATCCTGGGGCGAAAATGGTTTTTTCTATATTTCATATAATGATGCAAGTATATTGGATTACAATGCAATATGGACAACAAGTATTCAATTGAACAGCAATTCTCAGATTTATTTAAACGATGAGCTTGGCGAATGTTCCGACATGGGCTACGATATTCCAACAGGTTATGGTTTGGTAAAATATATTGCAGGTGATTACCAGCAGATTAAAAGTATCGGGACTTACTTACCTTCTGGCAATGCGAGTCTTAAACTTGAAATTTACGACAACTTCAACCCAGCAACAGGAGTTCTATCAAATTTATTATACACCGTAGCCGAACAAACTTACGACTTCCCGGGATATTATACTTTCAATCTTTCTTCAGCCCTAAACATCAATCAGGGCAATGATTTTTATATAAAAGTTAAATATTACACCCCTGGTTACAACTATCCTATCCCAATAGAATGTGCAGTTTCAGATTATTCAGCACCTACAATACAAACAGGAGTTCACTGGGTAAGCGATACAGGAAATCCTGGTTCATGGTACCAGCTTGCTGCCAATCCTGACTATATGTGGGACTTATGTATTCATGCCTATGCCGAAAATGTAAATTTTGTGCATGGTACGATACTGCTCGAAGGACTGGTAAATCCAAATGGTACGTCCATGCATAAAGTACAGGACAATAGTGGTAATAAGTTTCCGGGAAAAATAGCCGACCAGATTACTGTTGAAATTGCACAAAATACATCTCCTTATTCGGTACTATATACCATAGACAGTGTGAATATTGACACGACAGGACATTTTACGGCAGCGTTTCCCAAAAACTACTCTTCTTCATATTATTTAATCGTAAAACATCATAACAGCATTGAAACCTGGTCGGCAACCCCCGTTTCTTTTTCAGGCGGAACAGCAAACTATAATTTTACAGATAATGTTTCGAAAGCCTATGGTAGCAATTTAAAAGATGTTTCAGGAACCTTCGTAATCTATGGTGGCGATGCAAACCAGGACGGATTTGTTGACAGTGGCGATATGACCCCGGTTGACAATGATGCCACCAATTTTGCTATGGGCTACCTCGCCACTGACATCAACGGTGACGGCTTCGTTGACAGTGCTGACATGACGATAATAGACAATAATGCGGCAAATTTTGTTTCTGCTATGTTTCCTTAG
- a CDS encoding T9SS type A sorting domain-containing protein, translated as MIKNTLLVIFQLFFAFFIPMVLQAQQYHDFGFVRNDTVVVQKSDGSPYTFPWAGGINSCQLGNIHLDDDTLNDLLAFDRNGNRILPFVNKGTQGVPLYSFAPGYIKYFPELKEWVLLRDFNCDGKADIFTYTTGGIKVFRNISDSVPRFRLETPLLLSYQYGGYVNLLVTLADYPVIDDLDGDGDLDILTFFGLGSYVELHKNISMEKYGNCDSLDFVLDEKCWGFFREGTESNILTLNVPCPYNQDTRPAIPLLHTGSTLLTLDLNDDGLKDLLIGDVGYPQLIALQNGGTTDSALITAQDTAFPAPAAVHLISFPAASYLDINNDNVNDLFVSPFDPTFDNAENKKSCWLYYNYGSNTLPKFYLSGKNFLQKDMIDAGAGAYPVFEDIDADGLTDVVIGNYGTLDSSWMLHGSLFTRYHAQLAFYKNTGSEKLPVYKLITEDLGNISSLKIRAAYPAFADLDGDGKSDLLLGNASGNVIFFKNTGIQNGLPQYEIADMFFAGIDVGGYSAPQFFDLNGDGLNDLVIGKQDGTISFYQNTGTQAQPYFTFVTDNLGNVDVTDTLLSYDGFSTPCFFHDKKGKMCLFCGSEFGNIFYYNNISNNLSGTFTLVENPLLFINNGSRNAVTVKDLNGDGYPEMIAGNYSGGVTFYQGVSSSEMDVDEKPGIAERFFVYPNPANQIIFIKNSFDANSSPYKISIFDLTGRIIKRSIICNGESLDVSTLHAGVYFCRIGLIVKKIMICH; from the coding sequence ATGATTAAAAATACGTTACTCGTTATTTTTCAGCTTTTTTTTGCTTTTTTTATACCCATGGTTTTGCAGGCACAGCAGTACCACGATTTCGGTTTTGTACGAAACGATACGGTTGTAGTGCAAAAATCTGATGGCAGTCCTTATACCTTTCCCTGGGCTGGCGGTATAAATTCCTGCCAGTTAGGGAACATTCATCTTGATGACGACACCCTTAACGACCTGCTCGCATTCGACAGAAATGGCAACCGTATTCTTCCTTTTGTAAACAAAGGAACACAGGGAGTACCATTGTACAGTTTTGCGCCCGGATACATTAAGTATTTTCCTGAACTGAAAGAATGGGTACTTCTTCGTGATTTCAACTGCGATGGAAAAGCCGATATTTTTACCTACACAACAGGTGGAATAAAAGTATTCAGAAATATTTCCGACAGTGTGCCTCGTTTCAGGTTGGAAACACCTCTTTTGCTATCGTACCAATACGGAGGGTATGTTAATCTGCTGGTTACATTAGCCGATTATCCTGTGATTGATGACCTTGACGGGGATGGGGATCTTGATATCCTCACTTTCTTCGGGTTAGGATCGTACGTGGAATTGCATAAAAACATTTCCATGGAAAAATATGGTAATTGCGATAGCCTCGATTTTGTTCTGGATGAAAAATGCTGGGGGTTTTTCCGTGAAGGTACCGAAAGTAATATACTCACTCTTAATGTTCCATGCCCTTATAATCAGGATACACGTCCCGCAATACCCCTTTTACATACGGGTTCTACCCTGCTCACCCTCGACCTGAATGATGACGGACTGAAAGACCTGTTGATTGGAGATGTGGGATATCCGCAATTGATAGCCCTCCAAAACGGGGGGACAACCGACTCTGCATTGATAACAGCACAAGATACTGCTTTTCCTGCCCCTGCTGCAGTGCATTTAATTTCATTTCCTGCCGCGTCCTATCTCGATATAAATAATGATAATGTTAACGACCTTTTTGTTTCCCCTTTTGATCCCACTTTTGATAACGCTGAAAATAAAAAAAGTTGCTGGTTATATTATAATTATGGAAGTAATACTTTGCCTAAATTTTATTTATCAGGGAAAAATTTTCTGCAAAAAGATATGATAGATGCGGGAGCGGGAGCTTACCCCGTTTTTGAAGATATAGATGCCGATGGATTAACCGATGTGGTTATCGGAAACTATGGAACTCTCGATTCTTCTTGGATGTTACACGGAAGTCTTTTTACGCGTTACCATGCGCAACTTGCCTTTTACAAAAACACGGGCAGCGAAAAACTTCCCGTTTACAAGTTGATTACTGAAGATTTAGGCAATATTTCATCATTAAAAATCAGGGCAGCATATCCTGCTTTTGCCGACCTCGATGGCGACGGGAAATCCGATTTATTACTGGGAAATGCATCCGGAAATGTAATATTTTTTAAAAATACGGGAATACAAAATGGGTTGCCGCAATACGAAATTGCAGACATGTTTTTTGCAGGCATTGACGTAGGGGGCTACAGCGCCCCCCAGTTTTTCGACCTTAACGGCGACGGTTTAAATGATCTTGTTATTGGGAAACAAGACGGTACCATCAGTTTTTACCAAAATACCGGAACACAAGCTCAGCCTTATTTCACTTTCGTTACAGATAATTTAGGCAATGTAGATGTTACGGATACCCTGTTATCGTACGACGGATTTTCCACACCCTGTTTTTTCCATGATAAAAAAGGAAAAATGTGTCTGTTCTGTGGCTCGGAATTTGGCAATATTTTTTACTACAATAATATTTCGAACAACCTGTCGGGCACTTTTACACTCGTTGAAAATCCATTACTTTTCATAAATAATGGCAGCAGAAATGCTGTTACGGTTAAAGACCTCAACGGCGATGGATACCCGGAAATGATAGCAGGAAATTATTCGGGTGGAGTTACCTTTTATCAGGGTGTTTCTTCTTCCGAAATGGATGTTGACGAAAAGCCCGGCATTGCTGAAAGATTTTTCGTTTATCCCAATCCTGCAAACCAGATTATTTTCATCAAAAATTCATTTGACGCTAATTCATCACCTTACAAAATAAGTATTTTTGATTTAACAGGAAGAATAATAAAACGAAGCATTATTTGCAATGGCGAAAGCCTCGATGTTTCAACATTGCATGCCGGGGTTTATTTTTGCAGGATTGGATTAATTGTGAAAAAAATAATGATTTGTCATTAG
- a CDS encoding lyase family protein produces the protein MRIEKDYIGTKEIPDAVLYGIHSLRAKENFPDTTPFFPEWYKAVGLVKLACYLSCKNFFQALKEKYGELPPQLKLMKEEHLDVLIAVAGEISEGKYFDNFIVPAVNGGAGTSINMNINEIIANASLLKLGNKPGNYELIDPIEHVNIFQSTNDVIPTSLKLAIMLLLNDLEGSINQSRNSIETLENRYRNTLRTGYTQMQEAVPTSYGKLFGTYSEAFSRDWWRISKCFERIKVVNLGGSAIGTGVAVPRFFIRDVVQTLQIITGLPVTRSENLADATSNLDIFVEIHAILKAHAVNLEKIVSDLRLLAADIVSQNEIRIPNRQVGSSIMPGKINPVIPEFTISAAHKIYANDVLITSLCAQGCLELNAYIPVIGHALLDSLKLLIACNTTLKNNLFDGLEVLPLVAENKLFLSPAITAALIPYIGYHQASQLARVMKTEEISIFEANALLSFIDEEKLRKILKPEQLLKLGFTIEEIL, from the coding sequence ATGCGTATAGAAAAAGATTACATAGGAACAAAAGAAATTCCTGATGCAGTTTTGTACGGAATTCATTCTTTACGGGCAAAAGAAAATTTCCCTGACACAACTCCTTTTTTTCCAGAATGGTACAAGGCTGTTGGTTTAGTAAAATTAGCCTGTTACCTGAGTTGCAAAAATTTTTTCCAGGCGCTGAAAGAAAAATATGGAGAACTCCCTCCCCAGCTCAAACTGATGAAGGAAGAGCATCTCGATGTTTTGATTGCTGTTGCCGGCGAAATAAGCGAGGGGAAATATTTTGACAATTTTATAGTTCCTGCGGTAAACGGAGGTGCAGGAACAAGCATCAATATGAATATAAATGAGATTATTGCTAATGCCTCTTTGCTAAAACTGGGTAATAAACCCGGAAATTACGAGCTTATTGACCCTATTGAGCATGTCAATATTTTTCAAAGTACCAACGATGTAATTCCCACTTCGCTGAAACTTGCGATTATGCTTTTGCTCAATGACTTGGAAGGTTCTATTAATCAAAGCCGTAATAGCATCGAAACACTTGAAAACAGGTACAGAAACACTCTTCGTACAGGGTACACCCAAATGCAGGAAGCGGTTCCAACATCGTATGGCAAACTTTTCGGAACGTACAGTGAAGCATTTTCGCGCGACTGGTGGAGGATTTCCAAATGTTTTGAAAGGATAAAAGTGGTTAACTTGGGAGGAAGTGCCATCGGAACGGGCGTTGCAGTACCACGGTTTTTTATCAGGGATGTGGTACAAACCCTTCAAATAATCACGGGATTACCGGTAACCCGTAGCGAAAATCTTGCCGATGCCACAAGCAATCTTGATATCTTTGTCGAAATTCATGCCATCCTGAAAGCCCATGCCGTTAACCTTGAAAAAATTGTTTCCGACCTTCGGCTTCTTGCAGCAGATATTGTTTCACAAAACGAAATCCGCATTCCCAACCGCCAGGTTGGGAGTTCTATTATGCCCGGGAAAATTAACCCTGTAATCCCGGAATTCACTATCAGTGCCGCACATAAAATTTATGCCAACGATGTATTGATTACTTCGTTGTGCGCGCAAGGTTGTCTTGAACTGAATGCTTACATTCCTGTTATTGGTCATGCCCTGCTCGACAGCCTGAAACTCCTTATTGCTTGCAATACAACTTTAAAAAACAATTTATTCGACGGGCTGGAAGTGCTTCCCCTTGTCGCCGAAAACAAGTTATTTTTGAGTCCGGCTATCACCGCGGCTTTAATCCCCTACATTGGTTATCACCAAGCATCACAACTTGCCCGTGTTATGAAAACGGAGGAAATATCCATCTTCGAAGCAAACGCTTTATTATCTTTCATAGATGAAGAAAAGCTCAGAAAAATTCTCAAGCCGGAACAGTTATTAAAACTTGGTTTTACTATTGAGGAAATACTATAA